One stretch of Microbacterium terrae DNA includes these proteins:
- a CDS encoding DUF899 domain-containing protein gives MTSITDQHTALPPVVDAQTWRDELAALRAREKAATRELDAIAAQRRRLPMVRMPEYTLVGTEGPVRLVDVFQGRSQLIVYNHMWFDGKQFHCPGCTGFTSQFTRLDFLEPYDARFVIVTQGPIDEALDYRRRVGNRMDWYSTAGSGFGTDVGAAPGAGFALNVFLRDGDDVYRTWHTDGRGTEQVSHTFGLIDLLPYGRQEAWQDSPEGWPQGEAYAGWFSAKRVAELYGPDAVTSEATAG, from the coding sequence ATGACCTCGATCACCGACCAGCACACCGCACTGCCGCCCGTCGTGGACGCGCAGACCTGGCGCGACGAACTCGCCGCGCTGCGGGCGCGCGAGAAGGCCGCCACCAGGGAACTCGACGCCATCGCGGCGCAGCGGCGCCGCCTGCCGATGGTGCGGATGCCGGAGTACACCCTCGTCGGCACGGAGGGGCCGGTGCGCCTCGTCGACGTCTTCCAGGGGCGTTCGCAGCTCATCGTCTACAACCACATGTGGTTCGACGGCAAGCAGTTCCACTGCCCGGGCTGCACGGGGTTCACCTCGCAGTTCACGCGGCTCGACTTCCTCGAGCCCTACGACGCCCGCTTCGTCATCGTGACGCAGGGGCCCATCGACGAAGCGCTCGACTACCGGCGCCGAGTCGGCAACCGCATGGACTGGTACTCGACGGCGGGGAGCGGCTTCGGCACCGACGTCGGTGCCGCGCCGGGTGCGGGCTTCGCGCTGAACGTGTTCCTGCGCGACGGTGACGACGTCTACCGAACCTGGCACACCGACGGGCGCGGCACCGAGCAGGTGAGCCACACCTTCGGGCTCATCGACCTGCTGCCGTACGGCAGGCAGGAGGCCTGGCAGGACTCTCCGGAGGGGTGGCCGCAGGGCGAGGCCTACGCCGGCTGGTTCTCGGCGAAGCGGGTAGCGGAGCTGTACGGACCGGATGCGGTGACGAGCGAGGCGACTGCCGGGTAG
- a CDS encoding esterase/lipase family protein, translating into MSPDATDAAPRRRIPAVRRGLWWAADYVYAARRQLAVLALPWSIGRPRPVPPRWRSADESLPEVVLLPGVYEHWTFLRPLGDALAAAGFRVSVVHGLGMNRRSIAATAERLRAELADLPAAPTGRVLVAHSKGGLIGKHLLVSEQAAAEAGAPSALGLRGLVAVATPFGGARRAVLLFADPSIRAFLPGDATIVELGLAAHVNARIVSIYGPYDPHITEGSALVGATNVEVPMGGHFRVLQPASTHRAVVDGIRHLTAG; encoded by the coding sequence ATGAGCCCCGATGCGACGGATGCCGCACCCCGCCGCCGCATCCCCGCCGTCCGTCGCGGGCTGTGGTGGGCAGCCGACTACGTCTACGCGGCGCGTCGACAGCTGGCCGTGCTCGCGCTGCCGTGGTCGATCGGTCGGCCGCGTCCGGTGCCGCCGCGGTGGCGGTCCGCCGACGAGTCGCTGCCGGAGGTGGTGCTGCTCCCCGGCGTCTACGAGCACTGGACCTTCCTCCGCCCGCTCGGCGACGCCCTCGCCGCCGCCGGCTTCCGGGTGAGCGTCGTGCACGGGCTCGGCATGAACCGGCGCAGCATCGCCGCGACGGCGGAGCGACTGCGTGCGGAACTCGCCGACCTCCCCGCCGCGCCCACGGGTCGCGTGCTCGTCGCCCACAGCAAGGGCGGGCTGATCGGAAAGCACCTGCTCGTGTCGGAGCAGGCGGCGGCCGAGGCCGGCGCCCCCTCCGCCCTCGGCCTGCGCGGGCTCGTGGCAGTCGCGACGCCGTTCGGCGGCGCCCGTCGCGCCGTCCTGCTGTTCGCCGATCCGAGCATCCGCGCCTTCCTCCCCGGCGACGCGACGATCGTCGAGCTGGGCCTCGCCGCCCATGTGAACGCGCGGATCGTGTCGATCTACGGCCCGTACGACCCGCACATCACGGAGGGGAGCGCCCTCGTCGGCGCGACCAACGTCGAGGTTCCGATGGGCGGGCACTTCCGCGTGCTGCAGCCCGCGTCGACGCATCGCGCGGTCGTCGACGGGATCCGGCACCTCACCGCGGGCTGA
- a CDS encoding TetR/AcrR family transcriptional regulator, with the protein MSTDAPVRTYHHGDLRHALIAEGLTLARTGGPAAVTLREATRGAGVSPNAAYRHFADRDDLLRAVAGEAQLALARAIGARVAAAPPRLSPAEAAIERLRRVGLAYIDFARAERGWFALAFATQDEQPSEGIVTLDDEVVAPFQLLLDTLDLMVETGALDADRRPFAEWACWASVHGFAEIAANGPLQWQPPAIIDGLAASVVESAITGVRGTAAPPS; encoded by the coding sequence ATGAGCACGGACGCCCCCGTTCGCACCTATCATCACGGCGACCTCCGACATGCCCTCATCGCCGAGGGGCTCACCCTGGCCCGCACCGGCGGCCCCGCCGCGGTGACGCTTCGCGAGGCCACCCGCGGGGCGGGCGTCTCCCCCAACGCCGCGTACCGGCACTTCGCCGATCGCGACGACCTCCTCCGCGCGGTGGCCGGCGAAGCCCAGCTCGCGCTCGCCCGGGCGATCGGGGCCCGCGTCGCCGCGGCTCCTCCTCGGCTCTCGCCCGCGGAAGCCGCGATCGAGCGCCTGCGCCGCGTCGGGCTCGCCTACATCGACTTCGCCCGCGCCGAGCGCGGGTGGTTCGCGCTCGCATTCGCCACGCAGGACGAACAGCCGAGCGAGGGCATCGTCACGCTCGACGACGAGGTCGTCGCACCGTTCCAGCTGCTCCTCGACACCCTCGACCTGATGGTCGAGACCGGCGCCCTCGACGCCGATCGCCGCCCGTTCGCCGAGTGGGCGTGCTGGGCGAGCGTGCACGGATTCGCCGAGATCGCCGCGAACGGGCCGCTGCAGTGGCAGCCTCCCGCGATCATCGACGGACTCGCCGCCTCTGTCGTCGAATCCGCGATCACCGGCGTGCGCGGCACCGCAGCACCGCCCTCGTAG
- a CDS encoding MFS transporter encodes MTASHDPATAAADAVQVTPGPATLRAFYQVLVNTAIANVTSNYLWWALTFWAYLETRSVLATAIIGGSYMLLVALLGVVFGAIVDHMKKKAVMVLSSTITLVAYVVAGALYLSFDESVLIDWGGPWFWVFAGVILIGGVVENMRNIALSTTVTLLVPADRRDKANGLVGTVHGIAFMVTSVFSGLSVGLLGMGGTMVVAIALTGVALLHLAFVPIPERGVVHLEGDDAPKGFDFRGVIPAVLAVPGLLALILFSTFNNLVGGVFMALMDPYGLTLFSVEMWGVVLGATSFGFIIGGALVAKFGLGKNPVRTMLLVNIGIAFLGMTFAIREWWWLYALGILVFMCLMPIAEASEQTIVQRVVPFEKQGRVFGFAASVESAAAPISAFIIGPLAQFWLIPFMESDAGQDALGWLLGDGEARGIALAFMAASLLLLVAVLLAFISKPYRDLSAAYASAPPSLHTDGEGSGADAVPADAAAVAPDASDVRSSVT; translated from the coding sequence ATGACCGCCTCGCACGACCCGGCCACCGCTGCAGCCGATGCGGTCCAGGTGACGCCCGGCCCGGCGACCCTGCGCGCCTTCTACCAGGTGCTGGTCAACACCGCGATCGCCAACGTCACCTCCAACTACCTCTGGTGGGCGCTCACGTTCTGGGCGTACCTCGAGACGCGCTCGGTGCTCGCGACGGCGATCATCGGCGGTTCGTACATGCTGCTGGTCGCCCTCCTGGGCGTCGTCTTCGGCGCGATCGTCGACCACATGAAGAAGAAGGCAGTGATGGTGCTCTCGAGCACGATCACCCTCGTCGCCTACGTCGTCGCCGGCGCGCTCTACCTCTCGTTCGACGAGTCGGTCCTGATCGACTGGGGTGGGCCGTGGTTCTGGGTGTTCGCCGGAGTGATCCTCATCGGCGGGGTCGTCGAGAACATGCGCAACATCGCGCTGTCGACGACGGTGACCCTGCTCGTCCCCGCCGATCGGCGCGACAAGGCGAACGGGCTCGTCGGCACGGTGCACGGCATCGCCTTCATGGTGACGAGCGTGTTCTCGGGACTGTCGGTCGGGCTGCTCGGCATGGGCGGCACGATGGTCGTCGCCATCGCGCTCACCGGGGTGGCGCTGCTCCACCTCGCCTTCGTGCCCATCCCCGAGCGCGGCGTCGTGCACCTCGAGGGCGACGATGCGCCGAAGGGGTTCGACTTCCGCGGGGTGATCCCGGCGGTGCTGGCGGTGCCGGGCCTCCTCGCCCTCATCCTGTTCTCGACCTTCAACAACCTGGTCGGCGGCGTCTTCATGGCGCTGATGGACCCGTACGGGCTCACGCTCTTCTCGGTCGAGATGTGGGGCGTCGTGCTCGGCGCGACCAGCTTCGGCTTCATCATCGGCGGTGCCCTCGTGGCGAAGTTCGGTCTCGGGAAGAACCCGGTGCGCACGATGCTGCTCGTGAACATCGGCATCGCGTTCCTCGGCATGACGTTCGCGATCCGCGAGTGGTGGTGGCTGTACGCGCTCGGCATCCTCGTCTTCATGTGCCTCATGCCGATCGCCGAGGCATCCGAGCAGACGATCGTGCAGCGGGTCGTCCCGTTCGAGAAGCAGGGCCGCGTGTTCGGCTTCGCGGCGAGTGTGGAGTCCGCGGCAGCGCCGATCTCGGCCTTCATCATCGGCCCGCTGGCGCAGTTCTGGCTGATTCCCTTCATGGAGTCCGATGCCGGGCAGGATGCTCTCGGGTGGCTGCTGGGCGACGGCGAGGCGCGCGGCATCGCCCTGGCGTTCATGGCGGCGAGCCTGCTGCTCCTCGTCGCGGTGCTGCTCGCCTTCATCTCGAAGCCGTACCGCGACCTGTCGGCGGCGTACGCCTCGGCCCCGCCGTCGCTGCACACCGACGGAGAGGGCTCCGGCGCGGATGCCGTGCCCGCCGATGCTGCTGCGGTTGCGCCCGATGCCAGCGACGTCCGCTCGAGCGTGACGTAG
- a CDS encoding FAD-dependent oxidoreductase, whose protein sequence is MTLTAAQRTTFESIFDTFAPGDGNGIPSATRLGAVHIAEGMLAANPRPEEAEMLAKVLSIWDTPVGGLLLGIGPRRFSSLPADRREAALIALGDSNAALKRTIFQNLKSAAMLSYYISPGADGTSPLWDAMGYPGPLGSRTDAAPAALHPITPVAALSLSCDVVVVGSGAGGGTAAAVLSAAGLDVIVLEKGAYYDDGDFDGGEAAGLARLYAPGPSATAEGQLSLLAAQCLGGGTVVNFSTSFRTPDHVRAEWAALGVSQFAGAEYDAAMDAVWQRLGVTAEYSIPSRRDQIMERGLTALGWHVGELQRNVKGCDTGVECGRCGYGCRIGAKQSVAKTWLADAEAAGARLYTGVDVRAIEVQAGRPTGVTGRTADGHEVTVRARAVVVAAGSVQTPALLRRSGLTNPNIGKHLRLHPATAVWAEFDEEVRPWEGAMQTRYSAEHADLDGSGYGPVYETAAANPGLSVAFQSWRGAARHLEVMRRLANYSSVGVITRDQDSGEVKTDKRGEPTVHYTISQRDARRVQAGVAGASRILDAAGATRMFSGHQAGLEWTRASGEPLDAFIARCERAGYGPGRCSLAALHILGSARMGGSAETSAVNPDGVTWEVPDIVVADASTFPTASGVNPMISIEAIAYMNASRLAARLRG, encoded by the coding sequence ATGACGTTGACCGCAGCGCAGCGGACGACATTCGAGTCGATCTTCGACACCTTCGCACCCGGAGACGGGAACGGCATCCCGTCGGCGACGCGGCTCGGTGCCGTGCACATCGCCGAAGGGATGCTGGCGGCGAACCCCCGCCCCGAGGAGGCGGAGATGCTGGCGAAGGTGCTGTCGATCTGGGACACGCCGGTCGGCGGCCTGCTGCTGGGAATCGGACCGCGGCGGTTCTCGTCGCTGCCGGCTGACCGGCGCGAAGCTGCGCTCATCGCCCTCGGCGACTCGAACGCGGCCCTCAAGCGCACGATCTTCCAGAACCTCAAGTCGGCGGCCATGCTGTCGTACTACATCTCGCCGGGCGCGGACGGGACGTCTCCCCTCTGGGACGCGATGGGCTACCCCGGGCCTCTCGGGTCGCGCACCGATGCAGCGCCGGCGGCGCTGCATCCGATCACTCCGGTCGCCGCGCTCTCGCTCTCGTGCGACGTGGTGGTCGTCGGGTCGGGAGCGGGCGGCGGCACCGCAGCGGCCGTGCTGAGCGCCGCCGGCCTCGACGTGATCGTGCTCGAGAAGGGCGCGTACTACGACGACGGCGACTTCGACGGCGGCGAGGCCGCCGGACTCGCCCGGCTGTACGCGCCCGGACCGTCGGCGACGGCCGAAGGACAGCTGAGCCTGCTGGCGGCCCAGTGCCTGGGCGGGGGCACCGTCGTGAACTTCTCGACGTCGTTCCGCACCCCCGACCACGTGCGCGCCGAGTGGGCGGCCCTCGGCGTCTCCCAGTTCGCCGGTGCCGAGTACGACGCGGCGATGGATGCGGTGTGGCAGCGCCTGGGTGTGACAGCGGAGTACAGCATCCCGTCCCGTCGTGATCAGATCATGGAGCGCGGGCTCACCGCGCTCGGCTGGCACGTCGGCGAACTGCAGCGCAACGTGAAGGGCTGCGACACGGGCGTGGAGTGCGGACGGTGCGGGTACGGCTGCCGCATCGGCGCGAAGCAGTCCGTGGCCAAGACCTGGCTGGCCGACGCCGAGGCCGCGGGCGCGCGGCTCTACACGGGCGTCGACGTCCGCGCGATCGAGGTGCAGGCGGGCCGCCCGACCGGGGTGACCGGCCGCACCGCCGACGGCCACGAGGTGACCGTGCGCGCGAGGGCCGTCGTGGTCGCGGCAGGCAGTGTGCAGACGCCGGCACTGCTGCGGCGGTCGGGCCTCACGAACCCGAACATCGGCAAGCACCTGCGACTGCATCCCGCGACCGCCGTCTGGGCGGAGTTCGACGAGGAGGTGCGGCCGTGGGAGGGCGCCATGCAGACGCGGTACTCCGCGGAGCACGCCGACCTCGACGGATCGGGTTACGGGCCCGTCTACGAGACGGCCGCGGCGAACCCCGGGCTCTCGGTCGCGTTCCAGTCGTGGCGCGGTGCGGCGCGGCACCTCGAAGTGATGCGCAGGCTCGCGAACTACTCGAGCGTCGGCGTGATCACGCGCGACCAGGACTCGGGTGAGGTGAAGACCGACAAGAGGGGCGAGCCGACCGTGCACTACACGATCTCGCAGCGCGACGCCCGGCGTGTGCAGGCCGGCGTCGCCGGTGCCTCCCGCATCCTCGACGCGGCCGGGGCGACGCGGATGTTCTCGGGGCATCAGGCGGGCCTCGAATGGACGCGCGCGAGCGGCGAGCCGCTCGATGCCTTCATCGCCCGCTGCGAGCGGGCCGGGTACGGTCCCGGTCGCTGTTCGCTCGCGGCACTCCACATCCTGGGGTCGGCACGCATGGGCGGCTCGGCCGAGACGAGTGCGGTGAACCCCGACGGCGTCACGTGGGAGGTTCCCGACATCGTCGTCGCGGACGCGTCGACCTTCCCGACGGCATCCGGCGTCAACCCGATGATCTCGATCGAGGCCATCGCGTATATGAACGCCTCCCGTCTGGCCGCACGACTGCGGGGGTAG